GCCGGAGACGGGTACTTCTGTGCTGTCTCAGTGCACACACAGTGAAGTACTTTGTCCTTtatctagcccccccccccacacacacacacagatgcacccatgcaccccccccacaacacacacagagcaacacacatatacccccccaccccgctgCACCACAGAGAAAGAATTGAATACACATTGtattgaaaacacacagaacctatCTGCTGTACCGTTCCCGGTGAGTAATGACATCCTGAGTGTCCTCACAGAGCTGAAAAAATAAACTAATCAAGTTGCCTAAAAAGCTTCAAACTCATCTAAAAATACATCAAGAGAAGAACGCTCAATCGAATGGACGCCTCCCTTCTTCGGGGGAGGTTTCTTGTCAAGATGTCACTCAAATCTCTTTGTCTCCTCCTTTATTCTCATCATTTACGTAGCTATGTCTCATAAATAAGCTGAAGTATGACTCGCGGACATGGCAGTATCAATAAAAGCTATATTTTTTCCATGGTTAGCACTGGAAAAGTAACGATTGTACACAAAAAGCATGTTATCATTCAATCTTGATCTTTTAAAATAGTTAATGCATGTGAGTGGTAGCAAAAAAGAAACAGTCACAAAGTAAAAACGtgattacttttgtcttttccaGAACACTTCAGAAGCAAAGCTCCTGTCAAATGGAGGTTGTGTGCTTCTTTAGTCTCTCGGGTACAGGCATACTAAACAGTAAAGGCAAAATCTAACACGTCCTTCATTGTGGAGTCTTCCTGTGGGGCCGAGCCCTTTCTGCACACCTTCAGTAATGGTGTCGATCACAGTTTGgagataaaaattaaaaaaaaaagattcgtaGTTTTGGGTTGACCTTCTTTTGCTCATACATAGTCCTTCCTCTCGAACCCCGGGCCCCCGGCGGAGCGTGGGGCGGAGTAGGCCATTCTGGACGGGTTGTATCTCTTGTCACGCGGTGGgcaggagcagcagaggagcCCGCCGCCCAGCAGCAGAAGGGCGGCGGCCGCCCAGCCAATGTAGAGCGCGGCTCCCAGCTCCCTCCTCTGTGCGTCAGTCAGCAGGGGGTTGTAGAAGTCCCGGATGATGGTGTTGGCTGACCAGGAGACGGGGATGAGCTGCATGACCCCCGAGACGATGAAGAAGACCCCGGAGACAATCATAACCTTGGCCTTGGCCACCTCGTCATCGATGCAGTTGGTGCACTTGGCCCCGGTGATGGCGACCAGCACGGCCAGTATGGCCAGCAGGATGGAGATGACAGTGAGGGCGCGGGCGGCTTGGAGGTCCTGGGACAGGGCCAGCATGGAGTCGTAGACCTTGCACTGCATCTGGCCCGTGCTCTGGACCACGCAGGTCATCCAGAGGCCCTCCCAGATGATCTGCGCTGTCACGATGTTGCTGCCAATGAAGGCGGTCACCCGCCACATGGGCAGGGCACAGGCGACGATGGCGATAATCCATCCCAGAATGCACAGGGAGATCCCGATCAGCTCCAGCCCGATGGACATGGTGATGATTGAGTTCTTCTGCTCTTTCTTCCTCGACGGCTGCTGCTGCGAAACGTTGGCCCCCTGCCTGAGTTCTGGATCAGAGAGAAGATCGTATGGGTGAGGAATCAAACCCGAGACATGCAATTAACTCAATGTCAGCCCTTGTATCTGTTGTCGGTGTGTCATGATGTGGTGCCCCGGCTTCACACGTATCCTTTATAAGGGAGATCAGGTGAAGGGGAGGAGATTTTGGAGGAGCTGATGTCACAGGGAGTAGGAAGGACCTGAGAGGCTCACTGCTATCAGTTTACACAGCTTCAACAAAGGAGGCCTTTAACGGCTGAAAGGGCACGCATGTGTTGTTGTAACCAACCTAACGTATCTGAAAGGCTCCAAACGACAGAAGTGTAAAGTGAAGTCTTTTAATGGTAACTCAAATGATATTCGTCATTGTTGTTGCAAGAAAACATGTTTGTGATCATACGTTTATCCAGGGTGACCGACCAGCTACTTCCTTAATAGCTGCTAATTTGCTGGTGATCGATTCTTTCATGCAGTTGTATTTCCCACTTCTTTTATAATTATCTCCAGtttattttttccattttttttccattttgattttattcatttatgtatttatttctaACTTTATTTTTATGTTCTCCTTATCCCATTCTCTTTAGCTTATATTTTTGTTTTATCTGTatgttttcttcttttatcaCTGACCTACTTTTTATCTGTTCACTTTGACATAATATGATGTGCATTTTGATGAGTTTGAATCATACTGAAAAAGCTTAATGCTTTTAAGTTTATTTAATACTCGATGTCTAATTCCCTTTTTCATGTTTCTTGAAGACTTATTATGGAAACACCAAGTTGCTTTAATCATCACCACTGTActtaacataacaacataacataacattccATGACCtgacataacataacatagcataacatgacatgacatgacagaacagaacataacacaacataatatAGCAAAACATAACATGACATTACATAATGTATGTAGCGTAACGTGATGTGACATAGCTTAACATTACATAAAataataacatgacatgacatgacatagccaacacaacacgacacaacacaacatgacatAGCGTAACATAACTTAACAACATAACGTGACATGACATaatgtgacgtgacgtgacgtgacatgACATAACATAACAGGGCATAAACTCACCCTGCCATTTACATGAAACAGTCAGTTTTATGATTAATTAGTAGAAGTCATATGAGGTTACTCATAGACAAGCTCAAATCCTGTGTCATCATTTCCTCTCCTGTATCTCACCCCTCTGTGATGAGATTAGGCTCCTATCCAACCACAGagcttttgtttcttttgttttgtttttttgttttgttttaagcaGCTCATAAAAGAAGAATGCATGACCTCCCTTTTGCCTTCCTGACTGACCAGCCAGCCACCAAACTTCTTCTTGTTTAATGTGCTTTAATGGCCTCTGTCTGTTAGTCTCTGGAATGCCCTTGAAATTCTTCAAGGCCGGGATGCTCTGTTTAGATATGCTTGAAAAACCAGGTTAATAGCCTCTC
This DNA window, taken from Lampris incognitus isolate fLamInc1 chromosome 7, fLamInc1.hap2, whole genome shotgun sequence, encodes the following:
- the LOC130115374 gene encoding claudin-3-like, which encodes MSIGLELIGISLCILGWIIAIVACALPMWRVTAFIGSNIVTAQIIWEGLWMTCVVQSTGQMQCKVYDSMLALSQDLQAARALTVISILLAILAVLVAITGAKCTNCIDDEVAKAKVMIVSGVFFIVSGVMQLIPVSWSANTIIRDFYNPLLTDAQRRELGAALYIGWAAAALLLLGGGLLCCSCPPRDKRYNPSRMAYSAPRSAGGPGFERKDYV